Proteins encoded in a region of the Triticum dicoccoides isolate Atlit2015 ecotype Zavitan chromosome 3A, WEW_v2.0, whole genome shotgun sequence genome:
- the LOC119271557 gene encoding uncharacterized protein LOC119271557 produces MDLGPSAPSSRLRPRLSRSIPLDQESATPPPSVRRRASCGFFTPASPIANELLLSLAGPPPGTTTARGARPQPRSSPDPMGICRIWSTSAYSRPSRSDPSPNLHHCRWKRTDQADPVRIRTSGASFAPPRRQADAALPWILLVREHEEDVDQASVALVGPTATCGLLCLGPPSIAKVQPSSRLPASCAPGPHLAQGPAPPSSLPPLPHRALAHGEPPESSSALCTVGPLQDPA; encoded by the exons ATGGATCTGGGCCCAAGCGCCCCGAGCAGCCGCTTGCGCCCGAGGCTCTCCCGCTCGATCCCACTAGATCAGGAGAGCGCCACCCCGCCGCCATCCGTACGCCGCCGCGCCTCCTGCGGTTTCTTCACTCCGGCGAGCCCCATCGCCAACGAGCTCCTGCTCAGCCTCGCAGGACCACCCCCAG GAACCACCACCGCCCGTGGAGCTCGCCCCCAACCGCGTTCTTCACCCGATCCAATGGGGATCTGCCGGATCTGGAGTACCTCGGCCTATTCCCGTCCTTCCCGGTCAGATCCGTCGCCGAATCTCCACCACTGCCGCTGGAAACGGACGGATCAGGCGGATCCCGTCCGGAtccgcacctccggggcctccttcgCTCCTCCCCGACGTCAAGCCGACGCCGCCTTGCCATGGATCCTGCTCGTGCGGGAGCACGAGGAGGATGTTGACCAGGCCTCCGTCGCCCTGGTGGGCCCTACAGCCACGTGTGGACTCCTGTGCCTTGGGCCTCCTTCGATTGCCAAGGTCCAGCCCAGCTCCAGGCTGCCTGCCTCCTGCGCGCCTGGGCCGCATCTCGCGCAAGGCCCAGCGCCCCCTTCTAGCCTCCCTCCTTTGCCTCACCGGGCCTTAGCCCATGGTGAGCCTCCTGAGAGCTCCTCAGCCCTGTGCACTGTTGGTCCATTACAAGATCCAGCATAG